A region of the Mugil cephalus isolate CIBA_MC_2020 chromosome 23, CIBA_Mcephalus_1.1, whole genome shotgun sequence genome:
CTCAGTTTGAGTACGACCCGGCGAAGGACGACCTCATCCCGTGTAAGGAGGCGGGCATTCGCTTCAGGGTGGGCGACATCATTCAGATCATCTCCAAGGACGACCACAACTGGTGGCAAGGAAAGCTGGAGAACACCAAGAACGGCACGGCGGGACTCATCCCCTCACCTGAGCTGCAAGAGTGGTGAGGACGAGTCAGACTGTGAACGTCTTTAACAACCCGGTGTGTGGATCCCAACTCATTTCATTAACCTGGTGTCCATGTTCAGGCGCGTGGCTTGCATAGCTATGGAGAAGACTAAACAGGAACAGCAGGCCAGTTGTACCTGGTTtggcaagaagaagaaacagtaCAAAGATAAGTACCTGGCCAAGCACAACGCAGGTAAGATAACACACCAATGTAGAGTAACACTTTTGTCTGGGTCTTTCCATTTCAGTCATGTGTTTCACAACTTGACTCTGTTGCTAACTGACCAATGATTGTATGAAAGTATGTTTTATACTATTTCTATTGATGCTAGTGGTTAGGAACAGCAGGAATCATTAAATCCACGTCGTGTTAAGTGTTAAGGTGGCTATCATCAACCGTGATGATTTCCATCATAAATAATGTGTAACTGTTGCACGTCGgttgtgttttccctctgacAGACCTCTTTTTAGTGACTAACAGCTTTTGGTTAttaacaagttgtttttttttgttcaattgTTTTCTGGTGTCTTTTTATTAACCCTTCCGCTCCCGCCCTTTGTCCATATTTCATGCTGTCTCTTACCCAATGACATGGCTGCATGTAAGTAACtccagctgatgtgttttctaCCTTCTCTCTGCTTTCACACCTCGTCTTTTCCTAATGTCTCCTTTTAGACAGCGAATGCTTTAAAATGATACACCGTGTTACAGCTAAACCTGTCCTAACCCCGTGTCTCTCTCCTGCCGTGTAGTGTTTGACCAACTAGATCTGGTGACATACGAGGAAGTCGTCAAGCTGCCTTCATTTAAGAGGAAAACGCTGGTTTTGCTCGGTAAGTGTGATTACATGATAACACTGAGTCAGGTTTATAGAATCACTCTTCACATGCAATTTcctttagtacagtcacagacaaaatactaaactaaTTTTGGTTGGGACTCGTATTCACacatttgctgttattttttgactttCATACAGACGATGTTGAGAAGTGAGaaattgaaactgtcaagaatttacaCACCTTCTGAAACACGAAAGATTTCCCcgcatatacatatatatatatataaatacacacacacacacacacacacacacataaaaaaaacttgtttccACCAAAGAACATGTTGAAGTAAAGTGTAATTTGTGTTGATTCAGGTGCACATGGAGTCGGTCGGAGGCACATCAAGAACACACTCATCACCAAACATCCAGACCGCTTCGCCTACCCTATTCCTCgtaaggacacacacacacacacacacacacacacacacacacacacacacgataagAAAACCTAAGCAACATGTCCGTGTCCCTTCATCCTTTTCATCCGTCCGCTCAGATACAACCCGGCCTCCGAAGAAGGACGAGGAGAACGGAAAGAACTACTACTTCGTGTCTCACGACCAGATGATGCAGGACATCAGTAACAACGACTACCTGGAGTACGGCAGCCACGAGGACGCCATGTACGGAACCAGGCTGGAGACTATCAGGCAGATCCACGCCCAGGGCATGATCTCCATCCTGGATGTGGAGCCACAGGTAAAAGGGATTCGTACGTCTGTACGTGGCCCATAGTTTAGCTAAAACAACAGAATTTAAGTGAACATGTCTCTTTTCCGTCCACCAGGCACTAAAGATCCTCAGGACAGCTGAGTTTGCTCCCTATGTCGTCTTCATTGCAGCTCCCACCATCACACCTGGCATGACTGAggtacagtaacacacactaggcttcttcttccactcttaCCTCCTTTATTTACACACATTGACTAACACTGCTTCAGTCCCCATTTAGTCACACTGGCTTTTTATCTGAATTCAGagtcatttattaattatttagattcTGTGTCAGAAAAAGCGGCTGAATTCAAACAAGCAAATCCAGTGTGATATCTTTTAACTTCTCACTCCCTTTTGTTTtgctcagtgttttctcttttctgcacATGTCCTGTTTGCTTTAagcatgtttgtattttctttggCATGCACCTTTTCATTTGCACTCAAGATCCCAAAGTGGTGCAAGAAATTGCCTGTAAGTACTGGTGAAACGTCTGAGTGTAGAGGAGCACATGTGGCTTCTGTGTTTGTACGACTAGCAGCTGTCTAGCTTTTTTATTCCCTTTGTAATTCCTCTAATTCCTGATCCCTCCAATAATCCCCTTATTTGGGTGCAACTTCTTGTGTGTGGTTGACTGGACTGATTCAAATGATGTGTGTGATTTTCCTCCCTGTGTCCTACTGTGGTCTCAAAAGTTGCAGTTTTTCTGatctattttacatttaatcagGACATGAACGGCCATGTTTACTTTGAGtttgcataaaaaacaaaatctatttttctcaTGTTCACTGATGCAAGAACGCTCCTATAAATAATTTTTCTCTAGTTTATCTGTGGACTACTGAAGCCCTAAGTGGTCACGCAATCAAACATGTCATTTCCTCCGTTCTCTCGTGATAACGAGTTCATTTCTTCCATTTCCTCGAGATCTCGAGCTATTTATCTCCCCAAAATCTCCCCTTTTGCAGTTTCACAAATACAATAGTGGGTGTCAGACAAAGTTACTGTGTTGcctaaaatgttttcacatcaagaagtgtcacaaaaacaacaacaatcaaacTACTAAACACTTTAATTTCCCCTGAAGTGCCGAATCGGAAGCTAACTTCAGCATCTGTCTCTTGAACTAAATATATCGAGATCTGTAGAAAAGAAAACGAGATAATTAACTTGTTATTTcagtaaaacagaggaaatattaTCTATGGATTCATGGCTGCTTAGGGCTTCTGTACTGAACTAGCCCTAACTCTGGCCATGATCATAGACCTGTTTCAGCCTGGAAGCAAATCACACAAGAACAAACGTTTTCAGTGGAGTCATTGATCGCTGTCGCTGTCGCCCCCCCAGGACGACTCACTCCAGCGGCTCCAGAAGGAATCAGAGATGCTGCAGAAGACCTACGCTCACTACTTCGACCAGACCATCATCAACAACGAGATCGACGACACCATCCGCCTGCTGGAGGAGGCCGTGGACCTGGTGTCCACCACCCCCCAGTGGGTCCCCGTCTCCTGGGTCTACTGACACACAATCAACGGCGACGAGCTCCTCGCTCCGAACGATCCGCCTCCAGATCCACGTGGAACCTAAACTCTTGTCAAACCCCCTTGCAATCATGTCTCTCATCAGAACATTTCTGTAGATAAACTGTTGAAAAAGAGGGAAATGAAGAAACTAATGACTGATGCCTCATCGCAGAGACTTCATCCTGACCCCACCCCCCTTTTTCTCAACAGCCTCAAAGGCGTATTgttgtgtacatatatacatatatatatataaatgataaaaaattaagTGAATATGGTTCTGTCCTCATATAGTCGACAGGTGGGGAGTGGCGGGGCAGTGTAGTTGATATTTTgtacttttcttttgtaatggATGGATGGTAACATTGGAAAGGCAATAGTGAGCATGACCAAGCAGTCTTATGAaggtgcctgtgtgtgtgttgaccttTTAAGGCACTTGTTGTGGtactctgtgtcctcctctccaaCAAACCCCCCCTCAATCTCCTCGGCCGCTGTGACGAACGAGCCGAAACTCTGAAGCACATCAGAAGCTGCTATAGTGGCGACAATTAACTCCCTCAGCTCCAAATGCAAGTTTGAGTGAAGCAAAAAGCACAGGAAACTTGGCagtttctttctccctccccaCGTCCCACGTCCCTCGTCCCACGTCCCTCAGCCTTTTATTTATGTCACTGTGCCTCTGAGTTTGTTGAAGGAGCACACTGCATCCCTCTACGCCGTCTCTCCCCTGTGTCGCTGTAGCCTGCTGTCCTATgcttcccttccttccctcccagCCTCCGATGGTCTTTGTTTACATCTCAGTTTGCACAAAATGGACAATGAAGAAAACACGTACTGCATTTCGGCGCCTCAGTTTTTCACTTCGTCTTGCAcatcctccctccgtccctctggCTGTCTTTACCCCGCTCCCTTTCTTCACACGTGAAATGCTCATCAGTGGACCCGGGACACTAtaagctaagaaaaaaaaacactgacactcACCACTAAACATGGCTCCTGAGCCGCAAgacaacaactacaccaacaacaacgaaaataacgagaaaaggagaaaaactgcCTTATCAGAGCCTCGGGGGAAGAAGTCGGTAACACCTATGCACACCCCTGGTTCCTGCCAGGCAGACGCCACGATAACCGTTCTTTTCTCGTCTCAGACAGTTAGCCATGCTTGTTAAAGCTCAAGTGTTCATAGGGATGTTTGTGTGGAAGGGTAGGGCCTCACGTAGGTAGGTGGGATACAGTCCTAGAGACGCCATTTTGGAACTGTTAACtgttgtctttaaaaaaaaaaaataataataatataaggAGTACTCTTGTTTTGGGGGGGAGAGAAAATAACTAaattttgtgtgtaaatgtttcaaTGGTGCGTACGTCATATGAGTGAACTACCAAGAGCCAGTGTATATTAACCCTTAAAAGAAGCTCAGTATGTGACATAACCTCTACATGCTTTACCAGAAGTGGCACAGAGCTCTCCTGCCTGCAGTGGGTACGGCACATCACATGATGGCTCacgaaaataaaaagttgagaaaaaaacaaacaaacaaacaaaaaaaaagaagttaaactGTGGTGCGGCTGCTGTTGTGCCACTTTGAgtaaagtgttttcatttcaagtcCTGTGTAAATTACCTCTGCAAATGACAAAAGCAGCTCTTCTGTATgaaatgttgttctttttttgttatttcatttttaaaaaaatatatttccttTTACGTGTTTAAAGTACATAGCTTGGTCTGCCTTCTCTTAAAGATACGAAACACTACAGAGACAGTTTCAGCTTTTGAAGATTTGCCTATTTGTTTGCGATTCTTTTTAATGAAGAGACAAAATCTCTCAAATTCAATGTCATGCCCTGAAGGAAGGAATAGTGAAGGTCTATATAAAATCACATGCTTCTcataaataacacaacactCCATTGTTTACTGcatttacataaatacatacatacctAAAGTTATTGATGAGCTTAGTTCAGGTAGCTGTGGACTCTGGTTAAATAACACAGCTAATAAACTGATTGACCTGAAGCGTTGAaggatggaataaaaaaaagtgtccggTCAGTCCATCTCATTTAGATGAATCTGTAGCTGTACATGCAAGTTAATTAAAATCATTGTTGGCGGTTTTAATCAAATCTATTCAGCTCTAATTATTCTAAAATCGTTATTGCATTTCTGTCCTTTGTCTTCATCAAATTAACAGATTTCATGTTCTAATTTAGTTCCACACTATTCCCAGTCCTACTAAGGAAGTTATTgaagaaaactttaaatgttgGGGAATATTTAAACAACATCTTTCCAAGTACCgtcaattaaattattttaatgactgCCTACAGCTAACAAaggatttcatttaaatttcaaaaccTGTTCCAttaaatttgatgttttttcaaTGTTTGTTGGAGGCTTAAGTCAAAATACAAGACACAAGGACTAGAAATAAGtctgtttaaaatgcaaaaacacgCACCGCCCTAAAAgcacgataaaaaaaaaaaaaaaaaaatgccttagTTCACAGCAAGTTCAGAATAATGAATATCAAAGCAGCTGGTTGAGCTTTGGTCATCAAGGACACGCTGAGTGTTTGCCTCCAGGCTACAGCTTCAATCCAGTAAGTGATGTAAGATCCTGCATAATATAAACCAGGGAAGCTTCACCAGTGTTGATAGAACACGACAGCGAGCACAAGTCAAACGATCcctgaaagctgctgctgtataAATGTGTAATTACTCCTGtggccagaagggggagacaaaggTTCTGCACTATAAAGCTTTAAATCAGTTTGTATCAATCACTCTATTTAACTCCAACttattatttaaactgataGTAAAGCACACATTTGAATTATTAGGTCTTGGTTCACCatcaccattaaaataaaatgaactaaagGGCAGGAGGAAGCAGGAAATCTGGTGATGTGATGAGAAGTCAGCTGCCTCATGACGAAACAATAACGtcagaacaataaaaaacactattCGCAGCTCATAGCATGAACAGTGCAcgcccaatacacagcaatcaaaacacaaagtcaccacacacaacatACCACAGCCAAATagccatttcagcaccacacacaGGTGAACAGCTCCTGAGGTTATGTCCTCCCCACACACGTATCACCAGTTATGCATTACGCAAATTCCAGTATAAATCAAGCAATAtataaactacattatcaattccatttggattaaaaagaaattagacTCACAAGTGACTTCCTGACAAGCTCTCGGTTATCCAAGTTATCCACTTAAACCACTTCCGGTTAAAGTCCTAAATTCCACACTATTTCacatcatgcaatgaatgaatgctcTTACGTTATATACATGAACTGAGCTAGCAAGACGTATGCAGTCCCCGCcccttgcttcaaatcagccaatgagaggcACTCTGGATCCCTGAACTTCAGGCCCCACTGCACAAACTGAAGTGTATTAGACAACATTTATTGTTCATTAACTTatgcacaacaacatttttaacacagGAAAACATATGAAAGTTTATAATCCTTCCCTGCACGGCCGCGCCCTCTGGTGGGCTTCTAATGCAAAGACGCCACTGCTCATGGTATAGAAGCATGTTTCTGCACCTGTATATCACACGGACTACTGACTGTAATAACTGAgcaaagaaaattaattaatcaaaaatgCTTTACTTCACTGGCTTGCAACACAATATTTATAAGAAGCGACCAAAGAGATGCTACGGGGCTGCTATCTGACTTGTGAACCAGATCTACACAAACAAGAGTTGTCTTTATACTAGTGTTGCTAAAgctgtgattcatttttgaGCTAGCAGAGACGCACAGTGCAGGGTTTTTCCTTTTGATAACATGGAAAAGGCCAACAAACTGCCTACTGTATGCTCTCATATCTAATGTGTTCACCTTTCCACTCTATTTAACAAGTGAGCAAGCCAATCAATCTCTGGGAGCTTTCAGCAGAAGGTCTCCCTATAAACTGGATATAAAGACGAAATCTGAAACAAAGGGAGAAGTTTCAATGTTTTGATTCAAGGCTATTTTGGAGCTTGTTTAAATGCAGTGTGAAAAGGTGCGAAAAGCCCAGGTGATTGAAAGGCTTCATAGACAACCCTGAGAAATACAGAAAAGGATCATTAGCGACGGCCGCGGTGGAAAGCGTCAGAGTCCTTCAGAATTCAGCATTTTATTCAACCCACTTATGATCTCTGTATAATCATAAGGGTTTGTTCTTGGTTCAAATTCAGACGTATGTTTCCTGCTACACTTGGTTACTATAGGAACCGAGTCCTGTCCAAGGAGAAAACGTCTGTCCTTGTCAGGTAATTACACACCGGGGCCAGCTTTCCTTTTATGCTTGTGTCAGTCTGCTGCTTTAAACAATATAGTCGAGGAAATGGAATCAAACTTTAAACCCCTCCGTCGAAAAAATAACTGACCAGGTGTGACTAGTTTCAGCCTCAGAAAACTCTTTACATTCCTTTAAAAAAGAAGTGTAAAACTCCAGCTCAAGCAGATAACAGCGAACTAACACTGACACCAAACGTGCAGCCTGTGGTACGATGTTCGTTTTGAATTAATGGGACTTACTTCAAGTTATCGAGAGTCTGTTCTGTCCTCTAAAACATACCTGCAGGAGTTTGCTTTGCATAGAAAAACACGTCTTAACACTATACAACACCTCAAATTAAACCTCGGAGACTGAACTGAGCAGACTGGGTCATTACAAACAAGCAACACATCatccctctgcaaaacacatagGTGATGCTTCACAATGAGCCGAGGCCTTCGAATCAAGTCCAGCTCTGGTCCCTCTCCTCACATTTTACTCATTACAACAACAAGAAGCTGAATCTGAACAGTCCTCAAGCCAGCTGCAAACAGCAGGAGCACACCTGGAAGTTGTCtggatttgattttaaaaataaagcttcATATTTGCCAcatgaagacacaaaacaatatgTACTGAAACCGAATGgtacaaaacattagcaggtaAAGCTATTAAAGACCACACTACTACACTATGATGAAGTATTGCTCTACAGCCCAATGACACCAACTCACACAGCAGTGATacaccttctctctctcacttcaCTATATACTGTCAACACAACTATACACCAAATAGACAGTCGTTCAAATACAATATTATCCCAACTCAAATGATGAAATTCATAGGTGTGTCTAGCCCATTTTAAAACTATGTCCCAGCATCTCTAAAAATAacaagtgaaataaatacaaaaaatccGCACAATAGTAGAAAGTATGTGATTTAAACATAGAGCGGTGGGATGGtatctttaagtttgttttgcactccttgttcatcttctccttttgaatttccccaatggggataatttattattattattttttattatcttaaatgcaatttattttctttattttttttaaccaaatgaCTACTTTGTGACACCATAGTTTGATATAAAAGCCCTAAACTCTGATGCAAGaactaaataatagaaacgaGCACCGTAaatcaaagtcatttaaattattattactgttatcgTTACTAATTTAAATAACTTTTACGACACATACAAAACTATGTTTTCAAACTGGAGAGAATATTTTACATTGAAGTGAATGATTTTGTCGCGTTTTgaattaagattaagatctgATTTGCCTGTCGCTGCGCTTTTATTGTGGAAACATTAACCGGATGTACGCTGGGCTGGTCTATAAATATGATGGGTTGTGATATTCCCGATAAAAGGATCATCATCGATGTGTGTGCTGTGAGCAGTCATGTCGTGCTGGGAGTGTAGAGGCGGTGAGGACGCGGCGCAGGGCAGCATCCTCTACAGGATCCTGAACAGAGGCGCTCTGGGCCCGCGGGGACGCACGGAGCCCGCCGCTGTCCAACAGCTCTGCTCCTGCGCTCTCAGCAACAAACTCGTGTCCATTCGGGCTCCGCAACTAGTTTTCAAAGCGGCCACCGAGGTGCTCGTGAAAACTTTCCGCTTCGTGAAGAGCGTGCCGTGTTTCCGGGGTTTGCCGGCGGAGGACCAGCTCCGGCTCGTGCGCAACAGCTGGGCGCCGCTGCTGGTTCTGGGCTTGGTGCAGGACTCCGTGGACTTCGACACGGTGGAGACGCAGCAGCCGAGTCTGCTGCACAGGATTTTAACGCACGACAAGGACGGGGACGTTCGAGACTCCGGGGTCCCCGTCGGTGACGTGGAGGGCATCAAGAGGTTTCTGGTGAAATGCAGAAGGCTGAGGATCAGCGTTAAAGAGTACGCGTTTCTGAAAGGAGCGATACTGTTCAGCCCAGGTAGGAGTCCACACGTGTGGTGGTCATTCTAAAATCTACTACAATACTGTGTGTACAACTTTACATTCGTGTCGGGGTTACTTCTGTGGCTCTACTTATGGAGGTTCTCTGTTCAGTGACAGAGCTGGAGTGTCGGGACTACGTCCAGGAGCTTCAGGTGGAGGCTGAGCGCGCGCTCCATGAGCACGTGAGGACGGTGTACCGGGGGAACGCGAGCAGGCTGGGCAGACTGCGCGTGGTCCTCAACACCCTGCGCTGCGT
Encoded here:
- the LOC125000620 gene encoding nuclear receptor subfamily 0 group B member 1-like; the protein is MSCWECRGGEDAAQGSILYRILNRGALGPRGRTEPAAVQQLCSCALSNKLVSIRAPQLVFKAATEVLVKTFRFVKSVPCFRGLPAEDQLRLVRNSWAPLLVLGLVQDSVDFDTVETQQPSLLHRILTHDKDGDVRDSGVPVGDVEGIKRFLVKCRRLRISVKEYAFLKGAILFSPVTELECRDYVQELQVEAERALHEHVRTVYRGNASRLGRLRVVLNTLRCVDADAVARLFFRPVTGSAEEHVLSVFYERERSGPDVWD